A DNA window from Sulfitobacter noctilucicola contains the following coding sequences:
- a CDS encoding DUF6524 family protein: MTGFILRWGFAFLLLAATFNPTEYNYVNWVRDYGNANLSIAVLTALILGIGYIIYLRATLRSIGAVGMLLVLAVVGAGLWVLYDFGVLRLDNASFNLWLGLIALSFVLGVGLSWSHVRRALSGQADMDDVDQ, translated from the coding sequence ATGACTGGTTTCATTTTGCGTTGGGGATTCGCCTTTTTACTTTTGGCGGCGACCTTCAACCCGACCGAGTATAATTACGTAAACTGGGTCAGGGACTACGGTAATGCGAACCTGTCGATTGCCGTGCTGACAGCGCTCATCCTCGGCATTGGCTACATCATCTATCTACGTGCGACGCTGCGATCTATCGGTGCTGTTGGCATGTTGCTTGTACTGGCAGTTGTCGGGGCCGGCCTCTGGGTACTTTATGACTTCGGCGTTCTACGGCTCGACAATGCCAGCTTTAACCTGTGGCTGGGGTTGATTGCCCTCAGCTTTGTCCTTGGCGTAGGCCTCAGCTGGAGCCATGTTCGGCGCGCGCTGTCCGGCCAGGCGGATATGGACGACGTTGATCAGTAG
- a CDS encoding adenylosuccinate synthase — translation MANVVVVGAQWGDEGKGKIVDWLSERADVIARFQGGHNAGHTLVIDGEVFKLSLLPSGIVRGGKLSVIGNGVVLDPWHLVKEIEGLRGQGVAINPETLMIAENTPLILPIHGELDRAREAQNSVAKIGTTGRGIGPAYEDKVGRRSVRVADLADEATLELRVDRALVHHDALRRGLGLEPVDRDALLAQLREIAPSVLEYAAPVWKVLNEKRKAGKRILFEGAQGALLDIDFGTYPFVTSSNVIAGQAATGTGIGPGSIDFVLGIVKAYTTRVGEGPFPAELNDADGQRLGERGHEFGTVTGRKRRCGWFDAVLVRQTCATSGVNGIAFTKLDVLDGFETLKICTGYELDGERLEYLPTAADQQARCKPIYEEMPGWSQSTEGARSWADLPAEAIKYVRRVEELIDCPVALLSTSPEREDTILVTDPFAD, via the coding sequence ATGGCCAATGTCGTTGTTGTCGGAGCCCAGTGGGGTGACGAAGGAAAAGGCAAGATCGTGGACTGGCTGTCAGAACGCGCAGATGTGATCGCGCGCTTTCAGGGCGGCCATAACGCGGGCCACACGCTGGTCATCGACGGTGAAGTATTCAAGCTGAGCCTTCTGCCCTCCGGTATTGTGCGCGGCGGCAAGCTTTCTGTCATCGGCAACGGTGTGGTTCTTGACCCTTGGCATCTGGTCAAAGAGATCGAGGGTCTGCGCGGGCAGGGCGTTGCGATCAACCCCGAGACGCTGATGATTGCGGAAAACACACCGTTGATCCTTCCTATCCACGGAGAGCTGGACCGTGCGCGCGAGGCGCAGAATTCTGTTGCCAAGATCGGTACAACAGGACGCGGCATCGGCCCTGCCTACGAAGATAAAGTTGGTCGTCGTTCTGTGAGGGTTGCTGATCTTGCTGATGAAGCGACGCTTGAGCTACGGGTTGATCGCGCACTGGTGCACCATGATGCGCTGCGCCGTGGCCTTGGCCTTGAACCCGTCGACCGCGACGCGCTGCTGGCGCAACTGCGCGAGATAGCGCCAAGCGTGCTGGAGTATGCGGCACCCGTTTGGAAAGTGCTGAACGAGAAGCGCAAGGCGGGCAAGCGAATCCTTTTCGAAGGGGCGCAGGGCGCTCTTTTGGACATCGACTTCGGGACGTATCCTTTCGTGACTTCCTCCAACGTCATTGCAGGGCAGGCGGCAACAGGCACGGGTATCGGTCCCGGCTCCATCGATTTTGTGTTGGGTATCGTCAAAGCCTATACCACCCGTGTAGGTGAAGGCCCGTTTCCGGCAGAGCTGAACGATGCAGACGGTCAGCGGCTGGGCGAGCGGGGGCATGAATTCGGCACGGTTACCGGCCGAAAACGCCGCTGTGGCTGGTTCGACGCCGTCCTCGTGCGCCAGACTTGCGCGACGTCTGGTGTGAACGGCATTGCCTTCACCAAACTGGATGTTCTGGACGGTTTCGAGACGCTGAAAATCTGCACCGGCTATGAACTGGACGGGGAGCGGTTGGAATACCTGCCCACTGCCGCCGATCAGCAAGCGCGATGCAAACCGATTTATGAGGAAATGCCGGGCTGGTCCCAATCGACAGAGGGTGCGCGGTCTTGGGCTGATCTGCCCGCAGAGGCGATCAAATACGTGCGCCGCGTTGAAGAGTTGATTGATTGTCCCGTGGCCCTACTTTCCACCTCACCCGAGCGGGAGGACACCATTCTGGTGACGGATCCTTTCGCTGACTAA
- a CDS encoding DUF2842 domain-containing protein: MALSYKARRRWSLVILLIALPIYIVVALNVVTLFDRPSILVELLIYVGLGVLWAIPLRTIFKGVGQADPDAKD; the protein is encoded by the coding sequence ATGGCATTGAGCTATAAGGCACGCAGACGGTGGTCACTGGTGATTTTGTTGATCGCCTTGCCTATCTACATTGTGGTCGCGCTGAATGTCGTGACGCTTTTTGATCGTCCCTCCATTCTGGTCGAGTTACTGATCTATGTGGGGCTTGGCGTGCTTTGGGCGATACCTTTGCGCACGATCTTTAAAGGGGTGGGGCAAGCGGATCCGGACGCCAAGGACTGA